A genome region from Microbacterium profundi includes the following:
- a CDS encoding VanZ family protein — MPTPAPRPRWVLWALVAYAAAAGILLLSPIGPGRILEVVVEWMRDDVGIPGFRQGWIEAPANVVLFIPLGFLLTLLFRKAWAGVLLALVLSVSAELVQALLPARSTSARDVVANALGAVIGAVLAWLFVVLRRGRIRRGSAAPRGTRADPR, encoded by the coding sequence ATGCCGACGCCTGCGCCCCGACCGAGATGGGTTCTCTGGGCGCTCGTCGCGTACGCGGCTGCGGCCGGCATCCTGCTGCTCTCACCGATCGGCCCCGGCAGGATCCTCGAGGTCGTCGTTGAATGGATGCGCGACGACGTGGGCATCCCGGGTTTCCGGCAGGGCTGGATCGAAGCTCCGGCAAATGTCGTGCTGTTCATCCCGCTTGGCTTCCTGTTGACGCTGCTGTTCCGCAAGGCGTGGGCCGGTGTGCTGCTGGCGTTGGTGCTGTCGGTCTCGGCCGAGCTGGTGCAAGCATTGCTGCCGGCCAGATCGACGAGCGCGCGAGACGTCGTTGCGAATGCGTTGGGTGCAGTGATCGGCGCCGTACTGGCATGGCTGTTCGTCGTGTTGAGGCGCGGCCGAATCAGGCGGGGGAGCGCCGCACCGCGAGGTACGCGGGCGGACCCTCGATGA
- a CDS encoding glycosyltransferase, whose translation MTTIDHLVLTRFNLPTPGPESLVRAQEGWLQNRVILFERHTVATMRAQTVRNFTWMIYFDPESPQWLIERLAPLVDEGLFVAIYRERVDWQDVVLDARTVFEDRGELLLTTNLDNDDAVAIDFIERLQHAARRHPGHAIYLRNGLILQGDAVYLRDDPENAFCSVSESWNAPVTAWRDWHNLLHHHLPVVSEDGPPAWLQIIHGQNVSNRVRGVRIDTAAHRGSFPGQLDEVAATQPGRIWMDRSVLRPLRDLRDHGRSFGKKMILRVGGKDSLDRVKSAVRRLG comes from the coding sequence ATGACCACCATCGACCATCTCGTGCTGACGCGGTTCAATCTGCCAACACCAGGACCGGAGAGCCTCGTGCGCGCGCAGGAAGGCTGGCTGCAGAACCGCGTGATTCTGTTCGAGCGTCACACCGTCGCGACCATGCGCGCACAGACTGTTCGGAACTTCACTTGGATGATCTACTTCGATCCGGAGAGCCCGCAGTGGCTGATCGAGCGGCTGGCGCCGCTCGTCGACGAGGGACTCTTCGTCGCGATCTACCGCGAGCGGGTCGACTGGCAGGATGTCGTTCTGGATGCCCGTACGGTGTTCGAGGATCGCGGTGAGCTCCTGTTGACGACGAACCTGGACAACGATGACGCCGTGGCCATCGACTTCATCGAGCGACTGCAGCACGCTGCTCGACGACATCCCGGTCACGCGATCTATCTGCGCAACGGCCTCATCCTTCAGGGCGACGCGGTCTATCTGCGTGACGATCCGGAGAACGCCTTCTGCAGCGTGAGCGAGTCGTGGAACGCTCCCGTCACCGCGTGGCGCGACTGGCACAATCTGCTGCACCATCATCTGCCCGTGGTGAGCGAGGACGGACCGCCAGCATGGCTGCAGATCATCCACGGACAAAACGTCAGCAACCGGGTGCGCGGTGTACGCATCGACACCGCTGCGCACCGGGGTTCATTTCCAGGGCAGCTGGATGAGGTCGCCGCGACGCAGCCGGGTCGCATATGGATGGATCGCTCGGTGCTGCGACCATTGCGTGATCTGCGCGATCACGGGCGCTCATTCGGCAAGAAGATGATCCTACGAGTCGGCGGCAAGGATTCGCTGGATAGGGTGAAGTCCGCGGTACGACGGCTGGGCTGA
- a CDS encoding glycosyltransferase — protein MTLAPPQPTASVIIPAHNEERVIARTLEPLASAAERGALDVIVVCNACTDRTADVARAFTGVVIIESDIASKTNALNLGDEHASAWPRIYLDADIVVTEQSIRATASALTAQRWQAARPESEFVTTDTGPIVQAYYRARSRMPSLRQAMWGAGVYGLSEEGHRRLGRFPEVTGDDLWVDRLFSPDEKTVIDTAPVAVRVPRTVSSLIAISRRNLSGARESAPEPTDGHDPGGVLRELLGTVRSPLTAIDAMVYIAIALSTRLARRGRQERWERDDTSRR, from the coding sequence GTGACGCTTGCACCGCCGCAGCCGACGGCATCCGTGATCATCCCCGCCCATAATGAGGAACGAGTGATCGCCCGCACTCTCGAGCCGCTGGCATCCGCCGCCGAACGAGGCGCCCTCGACGTGATCGTCGTATGCAATGCCTGCACCGATCGAACCGCAGATGTGGCTCGTGCGTTCACCGGCGTGGTGATCATCGAGTCGGACATCGCGTCGAAGACGAACGCCCTCAACCTCGGCGACGAGCACGCCAGTGCCTGGCCCCGCATCTACCTCGACGCGGACATCGTCGTCACGGAGCAGAGCATCAGAGCGACGGCATCCGCACTGACCGCACAGAGATGGCAGGCCGCCCGACCAGAATCGGAGTTCGTCACGACCGACACCGGCCCGATCGTCCAGGCGTACTACCGCGCGCGATCACGCATGCCATCGCTTCGGCAGGCGATGTGGGGCGCAGGCGTGTACGGCCTGTCGGAGGAAGGCCATCGTCGACTCGGACGTTTCCCTGAGGTGACCGGTGACGATCTGTGGGTCGACCGCCTGTTCTCCCCCGACGAGAAGACAGTGATCGACACCGCGCCCGTCGCCGTGCGCGTGCCCCGCACCGTCTCCTCCCTCATCGCGATCAGCAGGCGCAACCTCAGCGGCGCTCGAGAATCCGCACCGGAGCCGACGGACGGGCACGACCCCGGTGGTGTCCTGCGCGAACTGCTCGGGACGGTCCGATCTCCCCTGACCGCGATCGACGCCATGGTGTACATCGCGATCGCCCTGAGCACGCGGCTCGCTCGGCGAGGCCGACAAGAACGTTGGGAGCGCGATGACACTTCTCGACGCTGA
- a CDS encoding glycosyltransferase family 2 protein — MTLLDADDASARVAAIIVTYNSSATLPELLASLDTSTVEVRAIIVDNGSADDTLIVAGREPRALVIATGANLGYSGGINVGRTYVREGEHVAILNPDLTVEPEMLAGLLQVIDDDPTVGIAAPQLRGLDHEERFDSLRREPTVMRALGDSIFGNRWRGRPAWLAETLRADRDYERAHDVAWAGGAALLISAACDRAVGDWDSAMYFLYSEETDYARRARSQGFRVRYVPDAVARHEGSGSGQPAPLVALISVNRIRYFQRLHGPVRTGLFRIAVAVQHALRPHDPRHRYSLPVVLDRSRWARLPSGDPVPSTLSIRSSQNRNR, encoded by the coding sequence ATGACACTTCTCGACGCTGACGATGCCTCGGCTCGCGTCGCCGCGATCATCGTCACCTACAACAGCTCGGCAACACTTCCCGAACTGCTCGCGTCCCTGGACACCAGCACAGTCGAGGTGCGAGCGATCATCGTCGACAACGGTTCAGCCGATGACACCCTGATCGTCGCCGGCCGAGAGCCACGTGCCCTGGTGATCGCCACTGGGGCGAACCTCGGATACTCGGGGGGCATCAACGTCGGACGCACGTATGTGCGAGAAGGCGAACACGTGGCGATCCTCAACCCGGATCTCACTGTGGAACCGGAGATGCTCGCGGGACTGCTGCAGGTCATCGACGACGATCCCACCGTCGGGATCGCTGCGCCCCAACTGCGCGGGCTCGACCACGAAGAGCGTTTCGACAGCCTGCGCCGGGAGCCGACCGTGATGCGAGCACTGGGAGACTCGATCTTCGGTAACCGCTGGCGGGGCCGTCCAGCATGGCTCGCGGAAACGTTGCGGGCGGATCGCGACTACGAGCGAGCGCATGATGTGGCCTGGGCGGGAGGTGCGGCGCTGCTCATTTCAGCGGCATGCGATCGCGCCGTCGGCGACTGGGATTCGGCGATGTACTTCCTGTATTCCGAGGAGACCGATTATGCGCGGCGTGCCCGTTCACAGGGCTTTCGCGTGCGCTATGTCCCGGACGCGGTCGCCCGGCACGAGGGATCGGGGTCCGGACAGCCGGCTCCGCTGGTCGCGCTCATCTCCGTCAACCGGATCCGCTACTTCCAGCGCCTGCACGGGCCCGTCCGCACCGGGCTGTTCCGGATCGCCGTCGCCGTGCAGCATGCACTGCGACCCCACGACCCGCGGCATCGCTACTCACTGCCGGTCGTCCTCGACCGCTCCCGGTGGGCACGGCTTCCGTCCGGCGATCCGGTGCCCTCGACCCTCAGCATCCGCTCCTCACAGAACCGCAACCGGTAG
- a CDS encoding sugar transferase has translation MTSVDDALSLTREESVAIATTIPRVRVEKITASMPRISATLEHRLQWERSHRVRLGATDAAVIAIATGVAAVFQLQQGEPPVNVATRCVLLAAVWFATLLAMRTSVTALFGSSFAEYRGIAHASGLAIGMMAFAAVVLDWDSMRITVLITLPMGLLGLLMSRWSWRRWLSNQRRHGRFTSRTLVVGNRDEVEYVARALHVAGAGGYQVVGATLLDGNARELTLDQATVPVLGNLNSVAQVAVELRADTIVVAGRPERDPDFVKRLGWELEGTAAELVLSNRLADVAGPRLSFIPVDGLPLIKMQIPTYEGAKHLLKRALDIVVSAIALVPIIVMTPALALLIKLDSPGSVFFFQERVGRDGKPFQIVKFRTMHADAEQKLAALKAQHDGAGLLFKLKDDPRVTRVGKVLRKLSFDELPQFWNVLLGDMSVVGPRPPLPSEVRDYDGTVSRRLYIKPGITGLWQVSGRSDLSWDESIRLDLRYVENWSVITDLQIMWRTAKVMFAPKGAY, from the coding sequence ATGACGTCCGTCGACGATGCCCTGAGTCTGACACGCGAGGAATCAGTCGCTATAGCGACCACGATTCCGCGCGTCCGGGTCGAGAAGATCACGGCTTCCATGCCGCGTATCTCGGCGACGTTGGAGCACCGTCTGCAATGGGAACGGTCGCACCGCGTCCGCCTCGGCGCAACGGATGCAGCCGTGATCGCGATCGCCACGGGCGTCGCTGCGGTATTCCAGCTGCAACAGGGTGAACCGCCCGTGAATGTCGCGACGCGATGTGTGCTGCTGGCGGCGGTGTGGTTCGCCACGCTGCTCGCCATGCGCACGAGCGTCACGGCGCTCTTCGGTTCGAGTTTCGCCGAGTACCGAGGCATTGCGCATGCCTCCGGCCTCGCCATCGGAATGATGGCGTTCGCTGCAGTGGTGCTCGACTGGGACTCGATGCGGATCACCGTGCTCATCACCCTCCCCATGGGCCTGCTCGGCCTTCTGATGAGTCGGTGGTCGTGGCGGCGCTGGTTGAGCAACCAGCGCCGCCATGGCCGATTCACCTCACGAACCCTCGTCGTCGGCAACCGCGATGAAGTCGAATACGTGGCGCGTGCGCTGCACGTTGCCGGAGCCGGTGGCTACCAGGTCGTCGGCGCCACTCTGCTCGACGGCAATGCGCGCGAACTGACACTCGACCAAGCCACCGTGCCCGTGCTCGGAAATCTCAATTCGGTCGCTCAGGTCGCGGTCGAGCTCAGGGCCGACACGATCGTCGTCGCCGGCCGCCCAGAACGCGATCCCGACTTCGTCAAGCGTCTCGGATGGGAGCTCGAGGGAACCGCCGCAGAGCTGGTTCTCTCCAACCGCCTCGCCGATGTCGCCGGGCCCCGGCTCTCTTTCATCCCGGTCGACGGTCTGCCGTTGATCAAGATGCAGATCCCGACCTATGAAGGTGCGAAGCACCTGCTCAAGCGCGCCCTCGACATCGTCGTGTCGGCCATCGCACTGGTTCCGATCATCGTGATGACCCCGGCGCTGGCGCTGCTGATCAAGCTCGATTCTCCCGGCTCCGTGTTCTTCTTCCAAGAACGCGTGGGCCGGGATGGGAAGCCATTCCAGATCGTCAAGTTCCGTACGATGCACGCGGATGCCGAGCAGAAGCTCGCCGCTCTCAAAGCACAGCACGACGGTGCGGGACTCCTGTTCAAGCTGAAGGACGATCCGCGTGTCACGCGCGTCGGCAAAGTACTTCGCAAGCTCTCGTTCGACGAGTTGCCGCAGTTTTGGAACGTGCTCCTAGGCGATATGAGCGTCGTCGGACCACGGCCGCCACTGCCCAGCGAGGTCAGGGACTACGACGGCACAGTCTCGCGCCGGCTGTACATCAAGCCCGGCATCACCGGTCTCTGGCAGGTGTCGGGTCGCAGCGACCTCAGCTGGGACGAGAGCATCCGGCTCGACCTGCGCTACGTCGAGAACTGGTCGGTGATCACCGACCTGCAGATCATGTGGCGCACGGCGAAAGTGATGTTCGCTCCGAAGGGAGCGTACTGA
- a CDS encoding HNH endonuclease signature motif containing protein, with amino-acid sequence MAIFSELRDTLEGLETRMGDVDIDVLLTAMRGLDDDAVIAALAGAAAVANCAERMLTVGAGVVAERSRREAGHSGLAATRGHRNAVSLVQSIVGGTRTDAARAVRLGETLIEGADAAGAGFRDGSGGSGSGNDDGDGAESGWGGDSAGWGDGAGRGASDAAGSGTTGAWDGNTGAGAGDSASDGATGGVGAGAEAGDAAGPGASPSDHDVQMPWHEPLRQALFEGKITPAQHDAIFRGMGQPPARDGADRPTDAIIEVWSLAAAQLVAEAADMAVEDLARRARQVRDALDPQGVQERFERSYAARSWRSWRNADGQHHTHIISDDETAAWLDSIRDAAMRPRRGGPRFMTDEERAAASALVNDPRTNDQIAYDLFADILRAGALANAADVYGARQPGIRIVTVEGAVGVRDAFGRMLATGHLEDRGDALPGSVVDRNLCTVGSRSVIVDSCGNPLDVGREQRLFTAKQRVALAVRDGGCMFPECRVPASYCEAHHCDHWHEDLGLTDIDRGILLCRHHHMLLHNNGWKITREGLGRFMLHPPGRRGRGSGGIRGGAAGDGAGGGGAAREPIPLTSRSAIRWAWDPPPEWPHWRSMPVDGVDVRTARSA; translated from the coding sequence ATGGCCATTTTCAGCGAGTTGCGCGACACCCTCGAGGGGTTGGAAACGCGCATGGGTGACGTCGATATCGACGTCCTGCTGACGGCCATGCGCGGGCTCGACGACGACGCGGTCATCGCTGCGCTCGCCGGTGCGGCGGCGGTTGCGAACTGCGCAGAGCGGATGCTGACGGTGGGCGCCGGAGTGGTCGCAGAGCGGTCGCGGCGCGAGGCCGGGCATTCCGGGTTGGCGGCGACGCGCGGGCACCGCAATGCGGTGTCGCTGGTGCAGTCGATCGTCGGCGGCACGCGTACAGACGCGGCGCGCGCCGTGCGGTTGGGCGAGACGTTGATCGAGGGTGCGGATGCTGCGGGTGCGGGCTTCCGGGATGGTTCAGGCGGAAGCGGCTCAGGCAATGACGACGGAGATGGCGCCGAGTCCGGCTGGGGCGGTGACAGCGCTGGCTGGGGCGACGGTGCGGGCCGCGGGGCGTCGGATGCCGCGGGGTCGGGTACCACGGGAGCCTGGGACGGCAACACCGGTGCGGGCGCAGGAGACAGCGCCAGCGACGGCGCCACCGGCGGTGTCGGTGCCGGTGCGGAGGCCGGCGACGCGGCCGGCCCGGGTGCTTCGCCGAGCGATCACGACGTGCAGATGCCTTGGCACGAGCCGTTACGACAGGCATTGTTCGAGGGCAAGATCACGCCAGCGCAGCACGATGCGATCTTCCGCGGAATGGGCCAGCCTCCCGCCCGCGACGGCGCCGACCGCCCGACGGACGCGATAATCGAGGTATGGTCGCTCGCCGCGGCCCAGCTCGTGGCAGAGGCCGCCGACATGGCCGTCGAAGATCTCGCGCGTCGCGCGCGACAGGTGCGCGACGCCCTCGACCCGCAAGGCGTGCAGGAACGCTTCGAGCGCTCGTACGCGGCGCGATCATGGCGCTCGTGGCGCAACGCGGACGGACAGCACCACACGCACATCATCTCCGATGACGAGACGGCCGCGTGGCTCGACTCGATCCGCGATGCGGCGATGCGCCCCCGCCGGGGCGGACCGAGGTTCATGACCGATGAGGAACGCGCAGCCGCGAGCGCGCTCGTGAACGATCCGCGCACGAACGACCAGATCGCCTACGACCTGTTCGCAGACATCCTGCGCGCCGGGGCACTCGCCAACGCGGCGGACGTGTACGGCGCTCGCCAGCCGGGGATCAGAATCGTCACGGTCGAGGGAGCAGTCGGCGTGCGCGATGCGTTCGGACGGATGCTCGCCACCGGACACCTCGAAGATCGCGGCGATGCGCTTCCCGGGAGCGTGGTCGACCGGAACCTGTGCACGGTCGGCAGCCGGAGCGTCATCGTGGACAGCTGCGGCAATCCGCTCGATGTCGGTCGCGAACAGCGACTCTTCACCGCGAAACAGCGCGTCGCGCTGGCCGTTCGCGACGGCGGATGCATGTTCCCGGAATGTCGCGTCCCGGCGTCCTATTGCGAGGCGCATCACTGCGACCATTGGCATGAAGATCTGGGGCTCACCGATATCGACCGCGGCATTCTGCTCTGCCGACATCACCACATGCTGCTGCACAACAACGGGTGGAAGATCACGCGTGAAGGACTCGGCAGGTTCATGCTCCATCCGCCCGGCCGACGCGGCCGCGGGAGTGGTGGTATCCGGGGCGGTGCTGCCGGGGACGGTGCTGGCGGGGGCGGTGCTGCTCGGGAGCCGATCCCTCTCACCAGCCGATCGGCGATCCGGTGGGCATGGGATCCACCACCCGAGTGGCCGCATTGGAGAAGCATGCCCGTCGACGGCGTCGACGTGCGAACGGCTCGGTCGGCTTAG
- a CDS encoding polysaccharide deacetylase family protein — protein sequence MSAKSASAPRVITLNFHGIGTPRRDLEPGEERFWITPENFHSILDTALAHRRHVEFTFDDANESDFEIGMPALLERRVQARFFVITDRIDTPGSLTSDQIIELAQSGMGFGTHGASHRPWPELAREGELHRELITSTGALQDIIGRPTRYAAFPQGLYDRAVLSELRRHDLLRAYSVDEGWSHAKSWLRTRYSVIHSDTVNSIRNLLDAPNLTAGRWPMRPIKQAVKRWR from the coding sequence ATGTCCGCAAAGTCCGCATCCGCTCCGCGGGTCATCACTCTCAACTTCCACGGGATCGGCACGCCGCGGCGCGACCTCGAACCCGGTGAAGAGCGCTTCTGGATCACGCCGGAGAACTTCCACAGCATCCTCGACACCGCTCTCGCGCATCGTCGACATGTGGAGTTCACGTTCGATGACGCGAACGAATCCGACTTCGAGATCGGCATGCCGGCCCTGCTCGAACGGCGCGTGCAGGCGCGTTTCTTCGTCATCACCGACCGCATCGACACTCCTGGTTCGCTCACGTCCGACCAGATCATCGAGCTGGCTCAGTCCGGCATGGGCTTCGGCACCCACGGAGCGAGCCACCGACCGTGGCCAGAGCTGGCCCGTGAGGGCGAGCTGCATCGCGAGCTCATCACCTCGACCGGAGCGCTGCAGGACATCATCGGGCGTCCGACGCGATACGCCGCGTTCCCACAGGGACTGTACGACCGGGCGGTTCTCAGCGAGCTGCGCCGCCACGACCTCCTGCGCGCCTACTCCGTCGACGAGGGCTGGTCTCATGCCAAATCGTGGCTGCGCACCAGGTACTCCGTCATCCACAGCGACACCGTGAACAGCATCCGGAATCTCCTCGATGCGCCAAACCTCACCGCCGGCCGATGGCCGATGCGTCCGATCAAGCAGGCGGTCAAGAGATGGCGATGA
- a CDS encoding ATP-grasp domain-containing protein codes for MTPRPIVLMGFAQAFAAIEAAWSLQKADMRVVAFARRGTRSALSRVRGVEIHEITPPEVSIEQCLDDLRALVAQVEPDAVLPLDDASLWLTSCIDFERAVVVGPTPDSAAVALNKHAQIQAAEAAGLRVPPTRLVGSATELTSLVWPVVVKPADAVRADGDRLTRPRGAIVADPSELSEACSGLGDGPLLVQPYLHGVGEGVFGYVNEDGVASLSAHRRVRMVNPHGSASSACMSIDVAPELEDAVRRLIADLDWRGMFMVELLRDDDGVPWFMELNGRAWGSLALARHRGFEYPAWATQFALGLPQTPAPPTAPAPVVARHLGREIAHLLFVLRGPQSQAMTEWPSRWGTLRNLTRISRRDRLYNWNSRRPSVLASDTIGTLSELVAGRKKR; via the coding sequence ATGACACCGCGACCCATAGTGCTGATGGGGTTCGCTCAGGCGTTCGCCGCGATCGAAGCGGCATGGTCGCTGCAGAAGGCCGACATGCGCGTCGTCGCATTCGCTCGACGCGGCACCCGCAGCGCACTCAGCCGGGTGCGCGGCGTGGAGATTCATGAGATCACACCTCCCGAGGTCAGCATCGAGCAGTGCCTGGACGACCTGCGAGCCCTGGTCGCGCAGGTGGAACCGGATGCCGTTCTTCCGCTCGACGACGCCTCGCTGTGGCTCACGTCATGCATCGACTTCGAGCGGGCCGTCGTGGTCGGGCCGACGCCGGATAGCGCGGCCGTGGCATTGAACAAGCACGCTCAGATCCAGGCCGCCGAGGCCGCCGGACTCCGGGTGCCGCCGACTCGCCTCGTGGGTTCGGCCACCGAACTCACGAGTCTTGTCTGGCCGGTGGTCGTCAAGCCAGCCGATGCCGTGCGCGCCGACGGTGACCGCCTCACCCGCCCCCGGGGAGCCATCGTGGCGGATCCGAGCGAGCTCTCCGAGGCGTGCTCCGGGCTAGGCGATGGGCCGCTGCTCGTTCAGCCATATCTGCACGGCGTGGGCGAGGGTGTCTTCGGATACGTGAACGAAGACGGCGTGGCATCCCTCAGCGCCCATCGTCGCGTACGCATGGTCAACCCGCACGGGTCGGCGTCCTCCGCGTGCATGTCGATCGACGTCGCACCAGAGTTGGAGGATGCTGTTCGTCGGCTGATCGCGGATCTCGACTGGCGTGGGATGTTCATGGTCGAACTCCTGCGCGACGATGACGGTGTGCCATGGTTCATGGAGCTCAACGGGCGCGCTTGGGGAAGCCTCGCGCTCGCTCGACATCGAGGCTTCGAGTATCCGGCTTGGGCGACCCAATTCGCGCTGGGGCTGCCACAGACGCCTGCGCCGCCGACGGCTCCGGCTCCGGTCGTCGCACGACATCTCGGCCGCGAGATCGCGCACCTGCTCTTCGTACTGCGCGGTCCGCAGTCGCAGGCTATGACCGAATGGCCGAGCCGGTGGGGAACGCTCCGCAATCTGACGCGGATCTCGCGCCGCGACCGGTTGTACAACTGGAATTCGAGACGGCCGTCGGTCCTCGCCAGCGATACGATCGGCACCCTGAGCGAGCTCGTCGCAGGCAGGAAGAAGAGATGA
- a CDS encoding WecB/TagA/CpsF family glycosyltransferase — MSLIDRVSGAVSGSLITGIPSLDIDGTPVHLIDDEDARGIISDAAARYGTRPLAVISINLDHVHHFGTSRLAARHIAAAPVDDSLEWLNLVDGAPIAQQARRVTGTPCPKLSGSDLIGPVLDDAGARGLSIAVLGGMPEVTGALRARLETDWPQVRFAGHWTPSREELASPATSSRIAAEIRNARADIVLVCLGKPRQEQWIAEYGAATGAGALLAFGAVVDFLAGRVSRAPRWISDAGMEWAWRLMLEPKRLARRYLIEGPPAYLAVRRSPA, encoded by the coding sequence ATGTCTCTCATCGATCGCGTCAGCGGAGCCGTCTCCGGATCGCTGATCACCGGCATCCCGTCACTTGACATCGACGGCACGCCAGTGCACCTCATCGATGACGAGGACGCGCGCGGCATCATCTCCGATGCCGCCGCGCGCTACGGCACACGTCCGCTCGCCGTCATCTCCATCAACCTCGACCACGTGCACCACTTCGGCACATCGCGGCTGGCCGCACGGCACATCGCAGCCGCTCCGGTCGATGACTCGCTGGAATGGCTCAACCTTGTCGACGGCGCACCCATCGCACAGCAGGCGCGGCGCGTCACCGGCACCCCGTGTCCGAAGCTGTCCGGCAGCGACCTGATCGGACCCGTGCTCGACGACGCAGGCGCACGGGGCCTGTCCATCGCCGTGCTCGGCGGAATGCCCGAGGTCACCGGTGCTCTGCGCGCACGGCTCGAGACCGACTGGCCGCAGGTCCGCTTCGCCGGGCATTGGACGCCGAGCCGCGAGGAGCTCGCCTCGCCCGCGACTTCCTCGCGGATCGCGGCCGAGATCCGGAATGCCAGGGCCGACATCGTGCTCGTATGCCTGGGCAAGCCTCGGCAGGAGCAATGGATCGCCGAATATGGTGCCGCGACCGGTGCGGGCGCGCTGCTCGCGTTCGGCGCCGTCGTCGATTTCCTCGCCGGTCGTGTCTCTCGCGCACCGAGGTGGATCTCGGACGCAGGCATGGAATGGGCCTGGCGACTGATGCTCGAGCCCAAGCGTCTCGCCCGCCGTTACCTCATCGAGGGTCCGCCCGCGTACCTCGCGGTGCGGCGCTCCCCCGCCTGA
- a CDS encoding PHP domain-containing protein: MTVLRLAPHIHSSFSDDSDWELGRLVRVLRRAGFDGALVCDHDRTMDAGTWARIQNECDRIGDETGFVLVPGVEYQDPDHVVHLPVFGRAPFYGRSPVIDDLVRGARSDGAAAIFAHPRRRDAWREFDPAWAPHLAGIEVWNRKYDGIRPNDWALAQAQRHGLPATVALDWHGPRQLFPLALRVPAPPRGSNHERSDAVIAAMLAGRMRASAFGVDVQSFDRGPLGRSVRGLESVRTWIAPRVRRVENAIRRQS, from the coding sequence ATGACCGTTCTGCGCCTCGCACCACACATCCATTCCTCCTTCTCCGACGACTCCGATTGGGAGCTCGGGCGTCTCGTGCGTGTGCTTCGCCGGGCAGGATTCGATGGAGCGCTGGTGTGCGATCACGACCGCACGATGGATGCCGGCACCTGGGCGCGCATACAGAACGAGTGCGACCGGATCGGTGACGAGACCGGATTCGTGCTTGTGCCCGGTGTCGAATACCAGGACCCCGACCACGTCGTGCACCTGCCCGTGTTCGGACGCGCGCCTTTCTACGGCCGATCCCCCGTCATCGATGATCTGGTGCGGGGCGCGCGCTCGGACGGAGCCGCGGCGATCTTCGCGCATCCGCGGCGACGCGATGCGTGGAGAGAATTCGATCCGGCCTGGGCGCCGCACCTGGCCGGGATCGAAGTGTGGAACCGTAAGTATGACGGTATACGCCCGAACGACTGGGCGCTCGCGCAGGCGCAACGTCATGGGCTGCCCGCGACCGTCGCACTGGACTGGCACGGTCCGCGCCAACTGTTCCCGCTCGCGTTGCGCGTTCCGGCTCCGCCGCGAGGCAGCAATCACGAGCGCAGCGATGCGGTCATCGCTGCGATGCTCGCCGGGCGGATGCGCGCCAGCGCGTTCGGCGTCGATGTGCAGAGCTTCGATCGAGGTCCGCTGGGGCGGTCGGTGCGCGGACTCGAGTCGGTGCGCACCTGGATCGCGCCGCGGGTGCGACGAGTCGAGAACGCCATCAGGAGGCAATCATGA